From the genome of Lotus japonicus ecotype B-129 chromosome 6, LjGifu_v1.2, one region includes:
- the LOC130722426 gene encoding uncharacterized protein LOC130722426 isoform X1, with the protein MASLQLRYLLSPPSLNFPSQHSSKPRFSRSFPPHFPGNLRAFSLAWRKQRRKRVFSTCCSSKTGSQVERISVQEDDERAERPPFDINLAVILAGFAFEAYTTPPENVGRPEVDAAGCKTLYLSEEFVHEIYDGQLFIKLKKGSSFPAMDPWGTSDPYVVFQMDSQTVKSNIKWGTKEPTWNEEFTFNIKLPPNKPLQVAAWDANLVAPHKRMGNAGVDLEWLCDGDVHEILVELEGMGGGGKVQLEVKYKTFDEIDDEKKWWKMPFVSDFLKINGFDSALKKVTGSNTVQTRQFVEYAFGQLKSFNKAYLQKGQMSDTDNDEYDTEGSGELNESPFVLEMPPREAGSSEASNEACSEQRNTEEFHSHESDTENGHTSEPSTQTSGEELSNQLFWRDFTNVINVNVVQKLGLTVPGKFKWDGLEFLDKIGSQSQNIAEATYIQSGLAMPRGIDDTEDKTSGKPAIAAIQSPLPEVKKATESLMRQTDSILGGLMLLAATVSKMKDEGSSSEERKIEEDSAKVGGNGIQCLPKIPSSENGSVLDDKKAEEMRELFSTAETAMEAWAMLATSLGHASFIKSEFEKICFLDNAPTDTQVAIWRDSMRRRLVVAFRGTEQSQWKDLITDLMIVPAGLNPERIGGDFKQEVQVHSGFLSAYDSVRTRIISLIRLAIGYVDDHFEPLHKWHIYVTGHSLGGALATLLALELSSNQLTKRGAISITMYNFGSPRVGNKRFAEVYNEKIKDSWRVVNHRDIIPTVPRLMGYCHVNQPVFLAAGVLRNSLENKDILGDGYEGDVLGESTPDVIVSEFMKGEKELIEKLLQTEINIFRSIRDGTAFMQHMEDFYYVTLLENLRSNYQVALREEQGGNNSLE; encoded by the exons ATGGCTTCTCTGCAACTGCGTTACCTTCTCTCTCCTCCCTCACTCAATTTCCCCTCTCAACACTCCTCCAAGCCCAGATTTTCTCGCTCTTTCCCGCCCCATTTTCCCGGAAACTTGCGCGCTTTCTCGCTCGCATGGAGGAAGCAGAGGAGAAAGCGCGTTTTCTCAACGTGCTGTTCCTCCAAAACTGGTTCTCAGGTTGAGAGGATTTCTGTTCAGGAAGATGATGAACGGGCAGAACGGCCTCCATTTGATATCAACCTTGCGGTTATTCTTGCAGGATTCGCCTTCGAGGCCTACACAACTCCCCCT GAAAATGTGGGCAGGCCTGAGGTTGATGCTGCTGGTTGCAAGACACTCTATCTTTCTGA GGAATTCGTTCATGAAATTTATGATGGTCAACTCTTCATAAAGTTGAAAAAAGGGTCCAGTTTCCCGGCCATGGATCCATGG GGAACAAGTGACCCGTATGTGGTCTTTCAGATGGATTCTCAGACTGTTAAAAGCAATATCAAATGGGG GACAAAAGAGCCAACATGGAATGAGGAGTTTACTTTTAATATTAAGCTGCCTCCAAACAAACCTCTGCAG GTTGCAGCTTGGGATGCTAACCTTGTAGCTCCTCACAAACGCATGGGGAATGCAGGTGTTGATCTGGAATGGCTTTGTGATG GAGATGTGCATGAAATACTGGTGGAGCTGGAAGGAATGGGCGGTGGTGGAAAGGTTCAGTTGGAG GTTAAATATAAAACCTTTGATGAAATTGATGATGAGAAGAAGTGGTGGAAGATGCCTTTTGTTTCAGACTTCTTAAAGATAAATGGTTTTGATTCCGCACTCAAAAAGGTTACTGGTTCAAATACAGTACAAACCCGCCAATTTGTGGAATATGCATTTGGGCAGTTAAAGTCATTTAACAAGGCATATCTTCAGAAGGGCCAGATGTCTGATACTGATAATGATGAGTATGATACTGAAGGTTCTGGGGAACTGAATGAATCTCCTTTTGTTTTAGAGATGCCTCCTCGTGAGGCTGGTAGTTCAGAAGCCTCTAATGAAGCTTGTAGTGAACAGAGAAACACGGAGGAGTTTCACTCGCATGAAAGTGATACTGAAAATGGGCACACTTCTGAACCATCTACACAAACTAGTGGGGAAGAGCTGTCGAATCAACTTTTTTGGAGGGATTTTACTAATGTTATCAATGTTAACGTTGTTCAAAAGCTAGGTCTCACTGTTCCTGGGAAATTCAAGTGGGATGGGTTGGAGTTTCTAGACAAAATTGGTTCACAATCCCAAAATATTGCAGAAGCTACATATATTCAATCTGGTCTTGCAATGCCTAGAGGCATAGATGATACAGAGGATAAAACAAGTGGCAAACCTGCCATTGCTGCAATTCAGTCTCCTCTTCCAGAAGTAAAAAAAGCAACAGAAAGTTTGATGAGGCAAACTGATTCAATTTTAGGAGGTTTAATGCTTTTAGCCGCAACGGTTTCCAAAATGAAAGATGAAGGAAGTTCTTCAGAAGAGAGGAAAATTGAAGAAGATTCTGCCAAAGTAGGAGGAAATGGCATTCAATGTCTACCGAAGATTCCTAGCTCAGAAAATGGATCAGTGTTGGATGATAAAAAAGCTGAAGAGATGAGAGAACTTTTTTCAACTGCCGAAACTGCCATGGAGGCTTGGGCAATGCTGGCCACTTCACTGGGCCATGCTAGTTTCATTAAATCtgaatttgaaaaaatatgttttttagaCAATGCGCCCACAGACACACAG GTTGCAATTTGGCGCGATTCTATGCGAAGAAGGTTAGTGGTTGCTTTTAGGGGAACAGAACAG tcACAATGGAAGGACTTAATAACTGATCTAATGATTGTTCCAGCCGG GCTGAACCCTGAAAGGATTGGTGGAGATTTCAAGCAAGAGGTTCAG GTTCATAGTGGTTTTCTAAGTGCATACGATTCAGTAAGGACCAGGATCATTTCTCTAATTCGACTTGCAATTGGTTATGT AGATGATCATTTTGAGCCCCTCCACAAATGGCATATTTATGTGACCGGTCATAGTTTGGGTGGTGCATTGGCAACCTTGCTTGCGCTTGAACTATCATCTAACCAATTAACTAA GCGGGGAGCAATTTCTATTACTATGTATAACTTCGGTTCTCCTAGGGTTGGTAACAAAAGATTTGCAGAAGTGTACAATGAG aaaattaaagaCAGCTGGCGAGTGGTGAATCACAGAGATATTATTCCTACAGTGCCTCGATTAATGGGTTATTGTCATGTTAATCAACCTGTATTTCTTGCTGCGGGGGTTTTAAGAAATTCCCTA GAAAACAAAGATATTTTGGGTGATGGTTACGAAGGTGATGTCCTTGGGGAATCCACGCCAGATGTTATAGTCAGTGAGTTT ATGAAGGGTGAGAAGGAGCTTATTGAGAAATTGTTAcagactgaaataaatatattCCGCTCAATCAGAGATGGGACTGCCTTCATGCAGCACATGGAGGATTTCTATTACGTCACATTACTAGAG aatCTAAGATCAAATTACCAAGTTGCCTTGAGAGAAGAACAAGGTGGAAACAATAGCTTAGAATGA
- the LOC130722426 gene encoding uncharacterized protein LOC130722426 isoform X2 — translation MASLQLRYLLSPPSLNFPSQHSSKPRFSRSFPPHFPGNLRAFSLAWRKQRRKRVFSTCCSSKTGSQVERISVQEDDERAERPPFDINLAVILAGFAFEAYTTPPENVGRPEVDAAGCKTLYLSEEFVHEIYDGQLFIKLKKGSSFPAMDPWGTSDPYVVFQMDSQTVKSNIKWGTKEPTWNEEFTFNIKLPPNKPLQVAAWDANLVAPHKRMGNAGVDLEWLCDGDVHEILVELEGMGGGGKVQLEVKYKTFDEIDDEKKWWKMPFVSDFLKINGFDSALKKVTGSNTVQTRQFVEYAFGQLKSFNKAYLQKGQMSDTDNDEYDTEGSGELNESPFVLEMPPREAGSSEASNEACSEQRNTEEFHSHESDTENGHTSEPSTQTSGEELSNQLFWRDFTNVINVNVVQKLGLTVPGKFKWDGLEFLDKIGSQSQNIAEATYIQSGLAMPRGIDDTEDKTSGKPAIAAIQSPLPEVKKATESLMRQTDSILGGLMLLAATVSKMKDEGSSSEERKIEEDSAKVGGNGIQCLPKIPSSENGSVLDDKKAEEMRELFSTAETAMEAWAMLATSLGHASFIKSEFEKICFLDNAPTDTQVAIWRDSMRRRLVVAFRGTEQSQWKDLITDLMIVPAGLNPERIGGDFKQEVQVHSGFLSAYDSVRTRIISLIRLAIGYVDDHFEPLHKWHIYVTGHSLGGALATLLALELSSNQLTNFFCLSGGEQFLLLCITSVLLGLVTKDLQKCTMRKLKTAGEW, via the exons ATGGCTTCTCTGCAACTGCGTTACCTTCTCTCTCCTCCCTCACTCAATTTCCCCTCTCAACACTCCTCCAAGCCCAGATTTTCTCGCTCTTTCCCGCCCCATTTTCCCGGAAACTTGCGCGCTTTCTCGCTCGCATGGAGGAAGCAGAGGAGAAAGCGCGTTTTCTCAACGTGCTGTTCCTCCAAAACTGGTTCTCAGGTTGAGAGGATTTCTGTTCAGGAAGATGATGAACGGGCAGAACGGCCTCCATTTGATATCAACCTTGCGGTTATTCTTGCAGGATTCGCCTTCGAGGCCTACACAACTCCCCCT GAAAATGTGGGCAGGCCTGAGGTTGATGCTGCTGGTTGCAAGACACTCTATCTTTCTGA GGAATTCGTTCATGAAATTTATGATGGTCAACTCTTCATAAAGTTGAAAAAAGGGTCCAGTTTCCCGGCCATGGATCCATGG GGAACAAGTGACCCGTATGTGGTCTTTCAGATGGATTCTCAGACTGTTAAAAGCAATATCAAATGGGG GACAAAAGAGCCAACATGGAATGAGGAGTTTACTTTTAATATTAAGCTGCCTCCAAACAAACCTCTGCAG GTTGCAGCTTGGGATGCTAACCTTGTAGCTCCTCACAAACGCATGGGGAATGCAGGTGTTGATCTGGAATGGCTTTGTGATG GAGATGTGCATGAAATACTGGTGGAGCTGGAAGGAATGGGCGGTGGTGGAAAGGTTCAGTTGGAG GTTAAATATAAAACCTTTGATGAAATTGATGATGAGAAGAAGTGGTGGAAGATGCCTTTTGTTTCAGACTTCTTAAAGATAAATGGTTTTGATTCCGCACTCAAAAAGGTTACTGGTTCAAATACAGTACAAACCCGCCAATTTGTGGAATATGCATTTGGGCAGTTAAAGTCATTTAACAAGGCATATCTTCAGAAGGGCCAGATGTCTGATACTGATAATGATGAGTATGATACTGAAGGTTCTGGGGAACTGAATGAATCTCCTTTTGTTTTAGAGATGCCTCCTCGTGAGGCTGGTAGTTCAGAAGCCTCTAATGAAGCTTGTAGTGAACAGAGAAACACGGAGGAGTTTCACTCGCATGAAAGTGATACTGAAAATGGGCACACTTCTGAACCATCTACACAAACTAGTGGGGAAGAGCTGTCGAATCAACTTTTTTGGAGGGATTTTACTAATGTTATCAATGTTAACGTTGTTCAAAAGCTAGGTCTCACTGTTCCTGGGAAATTCAAGTGGGATGGGTTGGAGTTTCTAGACAAAATTGGTTCACAATCCCAAAATATTGCAGAAGCTACATATATTCAATCTGGTCTTGCAATGCCTAGAGGCATAGATGATACAGAGGATAAAACAAGTGGCAAACCTGCCATTGCTGCAATTCAGTCTCCTCTTCCAGAAGTAAAAAAAGCAACAGAAAGTTTGATGAGGCAAACTGATTCAATTTTAGGAGGTTTAATGCTTTTAGCCGCAACGGTTTCCAAAATGAAAGATGAAGGAAGTTCTTCAGAAGAGAGGAAAATTGAAGAAGATTCTGCCAAAGTAGGAGGAAATGGCATTCAATGTCTACCGAAGATTCCTAGCTCAGAAAATGGATCAGTGTTGGATGATAAAAAAGCTGAAGAGATGAGAGAACTTTTTTCAACTGCCGAAACTGCCATGGAGGCTTGGGCAATGCTGGCCACTTCACTGGGCCATGCTAGTTTCATTAAATCtgaatttgaaaaaatatgttttttagaCAATGCGCCCACAGACACACAG GTTGCAATTTGGCGCGATTCTATGCGAAGAAGGTTAGTGGTTGCTTTTAGGGGAACAGAACAG tcACAATGGAAGGACTTAATAACTGATCTAATGATTGTTCCAGCCGG GCTGAACCCTGAAAGGATTGGTGGAGATTTCAAGCAAGAGGTTCAG GTTCATAGTGGTTTTCTAAGTGCATACGATTCAGTAAGGACCAGGATCATTTCTCTAATTCGACTTGCAATTGGTTATGT AGATGATCATTTTGAGCCCCTCCACAAATGGCATATTTATGTGACCGGTCATAGTTTGGGTGGTGCATTGGCAACCTTGCTTGCGCTTGAACTATCATCTAACCAATTAACTAA TTTTTTTTGTCTTTCAGGCGGGGAGCAATTTCTATTACTATGTATAACTTCGGTTCTCCTAGGGTTGGTAACAAAAGATTTGCAGAAGTGTACAATGAG aaaattaaagaCAGCTGGCGAGTGGTGA
- the LOC130724564 gene encoding late embryogenesis abundant protein 7 encodes MSSAQQNFNAGQNRGQTQAKAEDWMQSTKESASAAADRAHAAANTTGQTAEQNKEEAAGFIQQTGEQVKNMAQGAVESVKHTLGMDKK; translated from the exons ATGTCAAGTGCTCAACAAAACTTCAATGCAGGCCAAAACAGAGGCCAAACACAG GCTAAGGCAGAAGATTGGATGCAATCCACAAAAGAATCAGCCTCAGCGGCTGCAGACAGGGCCCATGCAGCTGCTAACACAACAGGGCAGACTGCTGAACAGAACAAGGAAGAAGCTGCTGGGTTTATCCAGCAG ACTGGAGAGCAAGTGAAGAACATGGCTCAAGGTGCTGTGGAGAGTGTGAAGCACACACTTGGGATGGACAAAAAGTGA
- the LOC130726845 gene encoding uncharacterized protein LOC130726845, producing the protein MGGTVSKGERKCSEKHVMNLKEKVRLLQEEIKEMMYEREKESRSYERDIMVFTFKEADWKQEVKRVKEEVKQLRNLVEEKEEKIREMEELGMLEKNGEKEWELMGTKLLVQQMKEERARRDEAVEKWKQLYLAIKTELDDLIQRTYDGDGLYWKAEENDIQMENLKKELYDKEETIKALKAQLVSMEKEKYKKEREFDLLRQSLRIMNGKKNSIQSKEKHLKSKLRI; encoded by the exons ATGGGTGGTACTGTTAGCAAGGGTGAGAGGAAGTGTTCTGAAAAACATGTGATGAATTTGAAAGAGAAAGTGAGACTTCTTCAGGAGGAAATAAAGGAGATGATGTATGAGAGGGAGAAGGAGAGTAGGAGCTATGAGAGGGACATAATGGTGTTCACTTTTAAGGAGGCAGACTGGAAGCAAGAGGTGAAGAGGGTGAAAGAGGAAGTGAAGCAGCTGAGGAATTTggtggaagagaaggaagagaAGATAAGGGAGATGGAAGAGCTTGGAATGTTGGAGAAGAATGGTGAGAAAGAGTGGGAGTTAATGGGAACTAAGCTCTTGGTTCAACAAATGAAGGAAGAGAGAGCAAGGagagatgaagctgtggagaaGTGGAAGCAACTTTATCTTGCAATTAAGACAGAGCTGGATGATCTCATTCAGAGAACATATGATg GGGATGGTCTGTATTGGAAAGCAGAGGAAAATGACATCCAAATGGAAAACCTGAAGAAAGAACTTTATGACAAGGAAGAAACCATCAAAGCCTTAAAAGCCCAACTAGTTTCAATGGAGAAAGAAAAGTACAAAAAGGAAAGAGAGTTTGACTTGTTGAGGCAAAGTTTGAGGATCATGAATGGAAAGAAGAATTCAATTCAAAGTAAAGAGAAGCACTTGAAAAGCAAATTGAGAATTTAA